One genomic region from Xyrauchen texanus isolate HMW12.3.18 chromosome 16, RBS_HiC_50CHRs, whole genome shotgun sequence encodes:
- the rps6kl1 gene encoding LOW QUALITY PROTEIN: ribosomal protein S6 kinase-like 1 (The sequence of the model RefSeq protein was modified relative to this genomic sequence to represent the inferred CDS: substituted 1 base at 1 genomic stop codon), whose product MTKKDNLVDAAQQIRMALDREIKEDYEAAFSYYKNGVDLPLNGVQGISLPKSIWESRERSTIIAQGVPFMVKLLKYYVSEDSVILHLEHVQAPTMNSSILIETKLESPQTEQLLKADGSGHQPQIKARSFNAKSKREGWILPEEEVXLWGAQILLAQDSLHEQGIVCQDLNPRNILLRSSEIGGVSKVTEACDWWSLGALFYELLTVMPLWQCHPSGVHPHTPLHIPEFLSMAAASLLTELLQYDACYRLGSGGGGVSDIKCHLFFNSVPWLTLNS is encoded by the exons ATGACAAAGAAAGACAATCTTGTTGACGCAGCTCAACAGATTCGAATGGCGCTGGACAGGGAAATCAAAGAGGATTATGAAGCTGCGTTCAGCTATTATAAGAACGGAGTGGATCTGCCGCTAAACGGAGTTCAAGGTATA AGTTTACCCAAGTCCATCTGGGAGAGTCGTGAGAGGTCAACCATCATTGCTCAGGGTGTTCCATTCATGGTGAAGTTGTTGAAGTACTACGTTAGTGAAGACTCTGTAATCCTACATTTAGAGCATGTTCAGG CTCCTACCATGAACAGTTCCATTTTGATTGAGACTAAACTAGAAAGCCCTCAGACGGAACAGCTACTTAAGGCGGACGGCTCAGGCCATCAACCCCAAATAAAGGCCAGGAGCTTCAATGCCAAATCTAAGCGGGAAGGATGGATACTTCCTGAGGAGGAGGTATGACTTTGGGGGGCTCAGATCCTGCTGGCCCAGGACAGTCTTCATGAGCAGGGCATTGTATGCCAGGACCTCAACCCTAGAAACATTCTGCTACGTAGCAGTG AAATTGGAGGTGTGTCAAAAGTCACAGAGGCGTGTGATTGGTGGAGTCTTGGAGCTTTATTTTATGAGCTGCTTACTGTCATG CCTCTATGGCAGTGCCACCCTTCTGGTGTTCACCCGCACACACCGCTACATATCCCAGAATTCCTGAGCATGGCAGCCGCATCTCTTCTCACAGAG CTTCTCCAGTATGACGCGTGTTATCGTCTGGGATCTGGAGGAGGGGGTGTGAGTGACATCAAGTGCCATCTGTTCTTTAACAGCGTCCCGTGGCTCACTCTCAACAGTTAA